One window of Enterobacter sp. RHBSTW-00175 genomic DNA carries:
- a CDS encoding flavodoxin family protein, with translation MSVVVIYYSGYGHTKRVAETVAEGARADLIAIDSNGDIQESDWQKLNDAKAIIFGAPTYMGSVPWQFKKFADATSKAWFVRSWQDKVFAGFSNSASLNGDKQVSLQYLQTLASQHGGIWVSLGLPPSNTQAATRQDINNLGGSVGLLVQSPSDADAGAIASGDLETAVKFGERVASVAKRFN, from the coding sequence ATGAGCGTTGTAGTTATCTATTATTCCGGCTACGGCCACACAAAACGCGTAGCTGAAACGGTTGCTGAAGGCGCGCGTGCTGATTTGATCGCGATTGATAGCAATGGCGATATTCAGGAAAGCGACTGGCAAAAACTCAACGATGCGAAGGCGATTATTTTTGGCGCGCCAACGTATATGGGCAGTGTGCCGTGGCAGTTCAAGAAGTTTGCCGATGCCACGTCGAAAGCCTGGTTTGTGCGCAGCTGGCAGGACAAAGTGTTTGCGGGCTTTAGCAACAGTGCGAGCCTGAACGGTGACAAACAAGTGTCTCTTCAGTATCTGCAAACGCTGGCTTCACAGCATGGCGGTATCTGGGTGAGCCTGGGTCTGCCACCGTCAAACACTCAGGCTGCCACGCGCCAGGATATCAACAACCTGGGCGGTTCTGTTGGGCTGCTGGTGCAGTCTCCGTCAGATGCTGACGCAGGTGCGATTGCATCGGGCGATCTGGAAACTGCAGTGAAATTCGGTGAGCGTGTAGCTTCTGTCGCGAAACGTTTCAACTGA
- a CDS encoding helix-turn-helix domain-containing protein, with translation MTDAETATKEMPPYNVFDERCPTRNVLARIADKWALLILARLENGPIRFNHLQREIQRITKKVLTQSLRKLERDGLVSRKVFATVPVTVEYSLTPLGQALTETVTVLAHWVESNMDAIVAAQSAYDAANEQD, from the coding sequence ATGACTGACGCTGAAACCGCAACAAAAGAGATGCCACCGTATAATGTGTTCGACGAGCGCTGCCCGACACGCAATGTACTGGCGCGTATCGCCGATAAATGGGCGCTGCTGATCCTTGCGCGTCTGGAAAACGGACCGATTCGGTTTAATCACCTGCAACGTGAGATTCAGCGGATCACCAAGAAAGTGCTGACCCAGTCGCTGCGTAAGCTGGAGCGAGACGGCCTGGTTTCGCGAAAAGTGTTTGCCACTGTGCCGGTAACGGTAGAGTACAGCCTGACGCCGCTCGGCCAGGCGCTCACTGAAACCGTCACCGTGCTGGCTCACTGGGTAGAAAGTAATATGGATGCCATCGTCGCCGCGCAATCTGCTTATGATGCCGCCAACGAACAAGACTGA
- a CDS encoding aspartate/glutamate racemase, with amino-acid sequence MKTIGLLGGMSWESTIPYYRLINEGVKQRLGGLHSASLLLHSVDFHEIEACQASGEWDKAGEILAQAALGLERAGAEGILLCTNTMHKVASHIESRCSLPFLHIADATGRAITASGMTRVALLGTRYTMEQDFYRGRLSSEFGIESLIPDEADRARINQIIFEELCLGTFSEPSREYYVSVIEKLAQQGAEGVIFGCTEIGLLVPVERSPIPVFDTAAIHAADAVEFMLS; translated from the coding sequence ATGAAAACGATCGGCCTGTTAGGTGGAATGAGCTGGGAATCGACCATCCCGTACTACCGCCTGATTAATGAAGGGGTGAAGCAACGTCTTGGCGGGCTGCACTCCGCAAGCCTGCTGCTGCACAGCGTTGATTTCCATGAGATAGAAGCCTGCCAGGCGAGCGGTGAGTGGGATAAAGCCGGCGAGATACTGGCGCAGGCGGCGCTGGGGCTGGAGCGTGCGGGCGCAGAAGGGATTTTGCTCTGTACCAACACCATGCACAAAGTGGCGTCACACATTGAATCGCGCTGTTCGCTGCCGTTCCTGCATATTGCCGATGCCACCGGGCGCGCGATTACCGCCTCCGGGATGACGCGCGTGGCGCTGCTGGGAACCCGCTATACCATGGAGCAGGATTTTTATCGTGGGCGACTGAGCAGTGAATTTGGGATTGAAAGCCTGATCCCGGATGAGGCAGACCGGGCACGCATTAATCAGATTATCTTTGAGGAGCTTTGTCTCGGAACCTTCAGCGAACCCTCGCGCGAGTACTACGTCAGCGTGATTGAGAAGCTCGCACAGCAGGGGGCAGAGGGTGTTATTTTCGGTTGTACAGAGATTGGTTTACTCGTGCCGGTTGAGCGCAGCCCGATCCCGGTGTTTGACACGGCAGCCATTCATGCCGCGGATGCCGTTGAATTTATGCTCTCCTGA
- a CDS encoding cupin domain-containing protein codes for MFIFHKETTLEDLGNGVTRRILAHDGKMMAVEVNFQQGAIGPMHNHPHEQLTYVLSGEFEFTIGDEKHVVTAGDTLYKEPHIMHGCVCLKPGTLLDTFTPVREDFLQ; via the coding sequence ATGTTTATTTTTCACAAAGAGACAACGCTTGAAGATCTCGGAAACGGCGTGACACGTCGAATTCTGGCGCATGACGGAAAGATGATGGCGGTAGAGGTGAATTTCCAGCAGGGCGCCATCGGGCCGATGCATAACCATCCGCACGAGCAGTTAACCTATGTGCTTTCCGGCGAGTTCGAATTCACCATTGGTGATGAAAAACATGTCGTGACGGCGGGAGACACACTCTATAAAGAGCCGCATATCATGCATGGCTGCGTGTGCCTGAAACCCGGCACACTGCTTGATACCTTTACGCCTGTGCGCGAAGATTTTCTGCAATAA